A single bacterium DNA region contains:
- the gatC gene encoding Asp-tRNA(Asn)/Glu-tRNA(Gln) amidotransferase subunit GatC has product MAITREEVLHVARLARLALSDDEVGRLGDQLSAILDYVKQLDRLDTRDVVPTSHAVEKGTPMRDDVVEPFGDREALLANAPDRHNDCFRVPRIIED; this is encoded by the coding sequence ATGGCGATCACGCGGGAAGAGGTGCTTCACGTCGCCCGCCTGGCGCGTCTGGCGTTGTCGGACGACGAGGTCGGGCGTCTCGGCGACCAGCTCTCCGCGATCCTCGACTATGTGAAGCAGCTCGACCGGCTGGACACGAGGGACGTCGTGCCGACCTCCCACGCCGTCGAGAAGGGGACCCCCATGCGCGACGACGTGGTGGAGCCCTTCGGGGACCGGGAGGCGCTCCTCGCGAACGCCCCCGACCGGCATAACGACTGTTTCCGCGTCCCGCGGATCATCGAAGATTAG